One window of Lytechinus variegatus isolate NC3 chromosome 2, Lvar_3.0, whole genome shotgun sequence genomic DNA carries:
- the LOC121407097 gene encoding uncharacterized protein LOC121407097 has protein sequence MLCTYVSKRVRTLTTRESLVRRNLDCRTWSNYEEFHSRISSFYNKAVPGYPDEIKMDEAGGEVQFRCKLCQFIGAAKSEIAQHFLSEHIEVEYITPTKKGKKADGKSDEGQKAEENEDKKKKKKKKEKVADKVTEEEEVNFSPKLPSKKRGRPKGKKADAVKTKNKVLSPEPANLEDEPKHLGRGMRKRKKRMPLGGTNNDDVDESDDGEDDVEEDDQINILEDEKGEQKETKKSVLKIKSWDIKSRRGRPRKKERRAHRKKDRNWTATDVESKKERRLKKQKLDIVVPTKVFKRILRDRTDEWQKTYNDKHSLDLYRCEVERCHGIGMAEAEFDVHMKCHVPNMEGFRCFICQFMCLHWRNMRHHYRKVHDQMLTWVSCDFEGCRKEFPKFGALKTHVALAHIKTPLVQKLKPPGTDLSEFSSYLDKKVKVDSYGANVNTEQNNVEDEEEEDEEEPRRRGRPRKRKRPVGRPSKETEPPVKKQNLHHRMQGEDREKFQRRLVAFVCEVCTAKFNEEEKMTEHSHGHYRTGSNEIHCTECEEFVTSEQSSLQLHMVQEHKRLLQLHRCDRCNFSSNRFHDLKKHNIVHTGAKNYMCDKCGKCTTTPYNLKVHYRRMHALDEEKNIKCITCDYRCADKAVLKDHIRQKHGLLINGDEYTNPRSMLMFPCPQCPYVGRKQSSLDYHMRIHNENRQFKCNLCPYASKTKNNLVLHLRTHDGYRPMKCPHCDFRGATNKIISEHVMCKHANIRPYHCSICGWSTAYSGNMWKHMDTHQKELKDKMPECPVNIVNSNKHSIPAPLRPPSGKKRNMSKASNFKLKLAKTGKTRRQKTQPMEQTTTISILQDRDNIQAIQVQAGGSIPEGVLMEVPVHTVLGSGGQMMVTKGLSEEESVGSSALSRLAAAVASQEVHIIQNNDGIQDGSQHQEHRIIATRIDNPIPTSIHVDANNAMDQVQEIIEYTVPSVAQHIITSSGDITEVITADHHYHAGHHIGNHQQLQQQQRHHQQQQQQGGDSSIQQAAVHAGIPTTSANDPVPISIVEQVVPHSDDQSAVRNLVASMIPHDAELVMSMMQIQQVPQHVQQVQQVSGLPTLHENLEH, from the exons atgctgtgtacatacGTATCAAAACGAGTGCGAACGCTCACGACTCGCGAAAGTCTAGTCAGAAGAAATCTAGACTGCCGTACCTGGTCAAATTACGAAGAATTTCACTCCAGAATTTCATCTTTCTATAATAAAGCAGTTCCTGGGTACCCTG ATGAAATCAAGATGGATGAGGCCGGAGGAGAAGTTCAATTTCGTTGTAAGCTTTGTCAATTTATTGGAGCTGCCAAATCAGAAATTGCGCAACACTTTCTCAGCGAGCATATCGAGGTAGAATATATCACACCAACAAAGAAGGGGAAGAAAGCTGACGGAAAGAGTGATGAAGGGCAGAAAGCCGAGGAGAATGaagataagaagaagaagaagaagaagaaagaaaaggttgCTGATAAAGTCACGGAAGAAGAGGAAGTCAACTTTTCTCCTAAGCTGCCATCCAAAAAACGCGGTCGACCAAAAGGCAAGAAGGCAGATGCTGTAAAGACTAAAAACAAGGTGTTATCTCCAGAGCCAGCGAACTTAGAGGACGAACCGAAACACCTTGGTCGGggaatgagaaaaagaaaaaagaggatgCCATTAGGGGGAACGAACAACGATGATGTTGACGAAAGTGACGATGGCGAAGATGACGTAGAAGAAGATGACCAAATTAACATCCTCGAAGATGAGAAGGGAGAGCAAAAAGAGACAAAGAAGAGcgttttaaaaattaaatcatgGGATATCAAATCGCGACGAGGTCGCCCAAGGAAAAAAGAGCGACGAGCTCATCGGAAAAAAGATCGAAACTGGACCGCTACTGACGTTGAGTCTAAAAAAGAAAGGCGTTTAAAGAAACAGAAATTGGATATCGTGGTTCCCACGAAAGTGTTCAAACGGATCCTCCGGGATCGTACAGATGAGTGGCAGAAAACATATAATGATAAACATAGTCTAGATCTGTATCGCTGTGAGGTCGAGAGGTGTCATGGGATAGGAATGGCAGAGGCCGAGTTTGATGTTCACATGAAATGCCATGTGCCTAATATGGAAGGATTTCGGTGTTTTATTTGTCAGTTCATGTGTCTTCACTGGCGTAACATGCGCCATCACTACCGAAAAGTTCATGACCAAATGCTAACCTGGGTCTCGTGCGACTTTGAGGGGTGTCGGAAAGAGTTCCCAAAGTTTGGTGCTCTGAAAACTCACGTAGCATTGGCACATATAAAAACCCCGCTAGTGCAAAAACTGAAACCACCCGGAACCGATCTGTCTGAGTTCTCTTCCTACCTGGATAAGAAAGTAAAAGTAGACTCGTACGGTGCTAATGTCAACACAGAACAAAACAATGTTGAagatgaggaagaagaagatgaggaggaaCCAAGGAGAAGAGGTAGACCTCGAAAGCGTAAAAGGCCTGTTGGACGCCCATCCAAAGAAACTGAACCCCCTGTAAAGAAGCAGAATCTCCATCACAGGATGCAGGGGGAGGATCGAGAAAAGTTCCAGCGTCGCCTTGTGGCATTTGTTTGTGAGGTATGCACTGCCAAGTTCAACGAAGAAGAGAAGATGACGGAACACAGCCATGGACATTACCGCACTGGCAGCAATGAGATCCATTGTACGGAGTGCGAAGAGTTTGTTACAAGCGAACAATCGTCACTGCAGTTGCACATGGTCCAGGAGCACAAGCGGTTGCTGCAGCTGCACCGGTGTGACAGGTGCAACTTCTCCTCGAATCGATTTCACGATCTAAAGAAGCACAATATCGTCCATACAGGAGCAAAGAACTATATGTGCGATAAGTGCGGGAAGTGCACCACAACTCCATACAATCTGAAGGTCCATTACCGACGAATGCATGCTTTAGACGAGGAAAAGAACATCAAGTGCATCACATGTGACTACAGATGTGCTGACAAGGCTGTTTTAAAG GATCACATTCGACAGAAGCATGGACTTCTCATCAACGGTGACGAGTACACCAACCCGCGATCAATGCTCATGTTCCCTTGCCCTCAGTGTCCTTACGTGGGTCGGAAGCAATCAAGTCTGGACTACCACATGCGCATCCACAACGAGAACCGCCAGTTCAAGTGTAATCTTTGTCCTTATGCTAGCAAGACCAAGAACAACCTGGTGCTGCACCTTCGCACCCACGATGGATATAGACCGATGAAGTGTCCCCATTGTGATTTCAGAG GCGCGACAAACAAGATAATTTCTGAGCACGTCATGTGCAAACACGCCAACATCCGTCCTTACCACTGCAGCATCTGTGGATGGAGCACTGCGTACAGTGGCAATATGTGGAAGCACATGGACACCCACCAGAAAGAGCTCAAAGACAAGATGCCCGAGTGTCCCGTCAACATCGTCAACAGCAACAAGCATTCAATCCCAGCGCCACTCCGACCACCTTCGGGCAAAAAGCGAAACATGAGCAAGGCTTCAAATTTCAAACTCAAACTGGCGAAGACTGGCAAGACCAGACGGCAGAAAACACAACCGATGGAACAGACAACTACTATATCAATCCTACAGGATAGGGATAATATTCAAGCCATCCAAGTTCAAGCGGGAGGAAGCATACCCGAAGGAGTGTTAATGGAG GTTCCCGTGCATACAGTCCTTGGTTCTGGTGGCCAGATGATGGTTACCAAAGGGCTGTCTGAAGAAGAATCAGTAGGATCGTCAGCGCTCAGTAGGTTGGCGGCAGCAGTGGCTTCACAGGAGGTCCACATCATCCAGAACAACGACGGCATACAGGACGGTTCCCAACATCAGGAACATAGAATCATTGCCACACGG ATCGATAATCCCATACCAACCTCTATCCATGTCGATGCAAACAACGCAATGGACCAAGTCCAAGAGATAATCGAATACACAGTTCCGAGTGTCGCTCAACATATCATCACAAGCAGTGGCGATATTACAGAGGTCATCACTGCCGATCATCACTACCATGCCGGTCACCACATCGGTAACCATCAACAGTTGCAGCAACAACAACGGCACcatcaacagcagcagcaacagggTGGTGACAGCAGCATTCAGCAAGCAGCCGTGCACGCGGGTATACCGACAACCAGCGCCAATGATCCGGTTCCGATTTCGATTGTTGAGCAGGTTGTTCCGCACTCGGATGACCAGAGTGCGGTCCGTAATTTGGTTGCTTCCATGATCCCTCACGATGCAGAGCTGGTAATGAGCATGATGCAGATTCAGCAAGTCCCTCAGCATGTACAGCAGGTTCAGCAAGTCTCAGGGCTGCCAACCCTTCATGAGAATTTGGAGCACTGA